The proteins below are encoded in one region of Amycolatopsis acidiphila:
- a CDS encoding GntR family transcriptional regulator produces the protein MAAPDVAADRVVDGPTPKHAQLREILRRTIEQELPPGSPIPSERELAERYTVSRLTVRSAIGKLVEEGLLTRARGKGTFTAARRMELQLYLMSFTGDMRRRGLVPTTEVLERAVEVPPPPTASALGLAGGRPAYRLQRLRRADGVPLALERGWYHPGPVPGLLELDLTQSLYEQIARQYDLRFDHARQTVWAEAADRETARLLGIRAGAPLLVFRRISTTRGEPVEDITSWYRGDRYQVSMQLDPTLPAEHGGIP, from the coding sequence ATGGCGGCACCCGACGTCGCCGCCGACCGGGTGGTGGACGGCCCCACGCCGAAACACGCCCAGCTGCGGGAGATCCTGCGCCGCACCATCGAGCAGGAGCTCCCGCCCGGCTCGCCCATCCCGTCGGAGCGTGAGCTCGCCGAGCGGTACACCGTCTCGCGGCTCACCGTCCGCTCGGCCATCGGGAAGCTGGTCGAGGAAGGCCTGCTGACCAGGGCACGGGGCAAGGGCACCTTCACCGCGGCGCGGCGGATGGAGCTGCAGCTCTACCTCATGTCGTTCACCGGCGACATGCGCCGGCGCGGGCTCGTGCCCACCACCGAGGTGCTCGAACGGGCGGTGGAGGTCCCGCCACCGCCCACCGCGAGCGCGCTCGGCCTCGCCGGCGGCCGGCCCGCCTACCGGCTCCAGCGCCTGCGCCGGGCCGACGGCGTCCCGCTCGCGCTCGAGCGGGGCTGGTACCACCCCGGGCCGGTGCCCGGGCTGCTCGAGCTGGACCTCACCCAGTCGCTCTACGAGCAGATCGCACGTCAGTACGACCTCCGCTTCGACCACGCCCGGCAGACCGTCTGGGCCGAAGCGGCGGACCGGGAGACCGCGCGGCTGCTGGGCATCCGCGCGGGCGCCCCGCTCCTGGTCTTCCGCCGGATCTCCACCACCAGGGGAGAACCGGTCGAGGACATCACCTCGTGGTACCGGGGCGACCGGTACCAGGTGAGCATGCAACTGGACCCGACACTCCCCGCCGAACACGGAGGTATCCCGTGA